Below is a genomic region from Microbulbifer sp. ALW1.
TTGTCGAGAAGTCCATTTCGAACTTTTCCAAGGATTTCCTCAAATGTGTTCAGTAGATCACCTGAATCTGAAGTTGGTACAAATACCTCGCTAAAGTAGAACTCGCAGTCGTCAAAATCGACATCGCAGCCGGGAAGGGGATGGCATTTTGTAAATACAATCCATATATCAGTTGAAGTCATTTTTCGTTCCATCTAAAAAATCTGAAAAGAAGTGGAGGTGAGTAGCTAATTTATACGAAAAAATGGTTCGGTTGTTCCAGTTTTGGATTCGGGTATTTTTTACTCACTATGATTAGGGACGTTTATATCACAAAGTAATTCGCAGTCCAGTAGGGAACTGGATTGAATGCAGGTAACCGTGGTATCGCGTGAGACTTTCCCTAGAGCCTGGCGGTTAGCAGCATTGCCTGCGCCAGCTTCACCGAAGACTATTTCGCGTCACTGTGCCATGGCCCGGCGGCGATGCTGAATGTCACCGGCAAAATGACAAGCAGATTACTGCCGGCAAAAAATCGCGGGTTTCAGTAGTGAGGAAGTGAATAGGGTCCAGATCAACTGTTTTGTGCACATTGATGTCTGCTGATTTTTTGCATCATTTAACCTGAGGCCATTCGGAACTCATTTTCCTAAAGGTCAGGACTTAATTTTTTGAAAAAATATGCGATTCCAATGAGGTGCTGAATGTTGATTTGAACCCAATTTACGAGGTGATCAGCTCGCGAGCGCTATATCTTTATGACAAATGGTAAACCCTATCTTTTGGTGAGATAAAAATAGTGGGGAGGGCCAAATTGTAGGTCCTCCCTCCCCCCCAAAAAAAATATATATAAGGTTGAAGCTAAGCGTCGATCGTTGATCTGGATCGATTTATTAGGCGTGTTTTCTTACTTTTAACGTCAATAGATCTAGCATTTGACATTGTGATATTCGCGAGGTCACACAGCTTCTGCTTATCTAGGTCCGTGGTGTGAAACATGTGTAAATGATATGCAACTAAAGTCTGTAGGATTTTAAAGGAAAAGGTGTTAGCCCGTAGATCTCTTGATAACTTTTTTAATTGATCGATTGGAAGTCTTCCGGGGCGCACTAATTCTGTGGCAGCCTCGAATAGTCTATAAGATATGGAGCCATCATCTCTAACAACAGCAGATATATCTTCGCGTAGACGATCTGAAGTTACGAATAGAGCAGTTTTCGCAATTAATCCAGTACAGATCATGCCAACGACTTCGAAAGCGGCTTTTTGAGATAGTCTGCTTAACTCGTCTATATCATCTATTTTCTTGACTTTATCACTTATTGCACGCTCAATGTCCTTAACTAGGCTCTCGGGATCTCTAAGAGTTTCCTCTAGAACGAAACGTAATAGACGGAGCGGTCCTCCGAAAACTTCCTTCAAATATTCTGATTTCTTGGATCTTTCAATGGAGCCGTAGTAGTTTTTTGTTATTTGACCTAAGATTTCAGCAGTTTTAATAAGGAGATTGAATTTCTTGGATATATCGATTGCTTCGTTAGCATCTGAATCGTCGCTATCTTCAGTGTTGTCCCCATCATCCTCTATAGCGTCGGCAGCTTTTCGTTGTTCAACCTGGGATCTTTCTACATCTATTTCTTCAATAACAAGCTCTGCAGAACTTGCAACTAAAGCATTTAGTGATTCCACATCATTGTCTAGATCTAACTCCGCAACGTCAGCAAAACATTTTTGCAGCGCGAATGAAACTTGATCCGTGAGCCAAGAATCATTTACATGGTGAGATAGAAAAAGAATGATTCCAGAATTTTCACGTTTATTCAGGTTCTCACACAACCCGCCTACTAGGCCTTTTATCTGCTCGTCGTGTAATTTTTGCGCTAAATATTTCCCCACGAAAAAATAGTATACATATGGGTAGGGGAAGGTGTAGAAACCATCGGAAGCGGACAATATTTTTGCGCGAGTAAGAAGTTTTAATCGGTTATCAAAGTCAACGGATGTATATTTTTCCGAGAAAATTTTGTTAAACTCTCTTAATTTATTCGTATATATTTCTTTTGTTTCTTCACACCTATAAAACCAGGCTAAGTTAGAAAGATAGTTGAAAATTTCGTTTAGCTGGTCATTTCTTACGCCGCACTCTTTCAGGCTTTTCGTGATAAGGTATTGGTAATAATAAGCGAATCCGGCATTTTCTAGCTCTCCTTCTTGCTGATTTTCACAGCTTTGGAGCAGTATAAGTATGTATATTGGTCTGGGCGGTACTAGGTTTTTCCCTATAACTGTGTTGATTAGTGTTTCTACGCTGTGGACCTTTTTGTCGAGTTCTTGCTTTGTTTCAATATTCCCACACATGCACCAGTTTTTAATTAGCTCGTGACGAAGCTGATATCCAAAATTCTTTATTTCATATGTATCGTATTCGGAAAAAGTTTTAGATAGTGACTTGTCGATTAATTCGTTGAGCTCGATTTCTCCGGATCCGGATATGATGACAGAGTCAAACTTTGCTTCAATAAATTTTATTATTTTATCTTTGTTCTTTATCGATCCGGGTAGTCGATCAAACCCATCGATAAAAGCGATTTTTTTTCCTATTTCAGAAGTTGAGTATGTATTTGGGTCTTTGTATTGTTTTTCGATTTTTCGTTTTAGCGTGTTGCTGAGTTCATGCTGTGAGCTTGATTTGAAATCAAAGCTATCGAAGTAAACAGGTAGTAGTCCAGACCCATGTGCATCAAGATACATTTTTTTCAATAGGAATGATTTGCCTGACTTATCTTCTCCCAAGACTAGAATTTTAGTATTTTTATTAGGTTCTAATTTGATTTGGCTGGCTGATATAGTTCTCCGTTCCACTGACTGTTTGTCTTCTAGTTCGGGATATACGAAGACATCTTTAGCTTCTATTATTTTCTTTTCGGGATGTGAAAAATTGCCGCCCGCATCCATGAAT
It encodes:
- a CDS encoding metallophosphoesterase, whose protein sequence is MTFCVLHLSDIHIKSSFNQAHVNTKEIYSSLSNLTGDIDCCLIIVSGDIAFSGKKAEYELASTLLSTIKNEILEKYKIATHIVVAPGNHDCDFSKACSIRNIVIDSLASNPEQANDESIIEKCTEVQSDFFAFRDKISTLKPIFEHKLWVDYLIPVAGKSVKISVINAAWMSKLKEKQGELTFPIEKFSHVKNCDSDLRIAVIHHPLNWYGQQSYHPLRKSLRRDFDAVFSGHEHNTSSGLIDESDHGKSLYFESSALQSCEPGVSDGFSCIKFDLTNASASESRYVFSGEKAIVESEKSFPILPLSENSELKKTALHESIIEEFMDAGGNFSHPEKKIIEAKDVFVYPELEDKQSVERRTISASQIKLEPNKNTKILVLGEDKSGKSFLLKKMYLDAHGSGLLPVYFDSFDFKSSSQHELSNTLKRKIEKQYKDPNTYSTSEIGKKIAFIDGFDRLPGSIKNKDKIIKFIEAKFDSVIISGSGEIELNELIDKSLSKTFSEYDTYEIKNFGYQLRHELIKNWCMCGNIETKQELDKKVHSVETLINTVIGKNLVPPRPIYILILLQSCENQQEGELENAGFAYYYQYLITKSLKECGVRNDQLNEIFNYLSNLAWFYRCEETKEIYTNKLREFNKIFSEKYTSVDFDNRLKLLTRAKILSASDGFYTFPYPYVYYFFVGKYLAQKLHDEQIKGLVGGLCENLNKRENSGIILFLSHHVNDSWLTDQVSFALQKCFADVAELDLDNDVESLNALVASSAELVIEEIDVERSQVEQRKAADAIEDDGDNTEDSDDSDANEAIDISKKFNLLIKTAEILGQITKNYYGSIERSKKSEYLKEVFGGPLRLLRFVLEETLRDPESLVKDIERAISDKVKKIDDIDELSRLSQKAAFEVVGMICTGLIAKTALFVTSDRLREDISAVVRDDGSISYRLFEAATELVRPGRLPIDQLKKLSRDLRANTFSFKILQTLVAYHLHMFHTTDLDKQKLCDLANITMSNARSIDVKSKKTRLINRSRSTIDA